In the genome of Malania oleifera isolate guangnan ecotype guangnan chromosome 5, ASM2987363v1, whole genome shotgun sequence, the window CCATTCAGTATATTGGACTTTTCAATTTACAATTTATGTTCCCTAGGATGTTGAATAATGAATATCACAAAAACCATTGAATTCAAATGAAAACAAAGGAGTTCCATAGCATAGCCAGTGAGCATTTGCATTTAACCGGGAAAACAAACACCTCTGGCACATCCAAATTTTCTACCATATAGACTTTTGTGGATTATGAGATTAATGTGATTCAAAATTCAATAATGCAGCACAAAAGGGCTTGGTAAAATTGTCCCGGATCCATCAGAATCTCAAGTTCTTGACGATGGTGTGATTGTCCCACTGGGAAAGCCCAAGGAGCAGTTGGAGCCAAAGGTACTCAGGCTCATACTTCATTTCATAATTGACCATTTATCTGTTTAGATCCTTGGAGGTAGCAGACACCAAAATTTTCACATGCACAAGAAACAGAATCGTAAATAAGCCCTTACAATCCAAAAGACTTCCCATATCGTTATGATTAAATCTTATGGTGGAAACTAGAGCAAATTTTTACAAGAAGTGCAAAAAGTTACATCTATTTTGAATGTGATTGTGCCCCctccattttcatttttttgcaaCTTTCCTGCATTCATATTTGTGACTGCACTGAAATTTCTGACTAAAATATTCCTTGCAGGTTTACCCATGTTGTAATAATGAATACATAGTGTACAATGTAGATCCGATCCGGATATGCTACATTGTTCATGTAAATTTCAGGTGCACGTACCAGAGGTGACTTCAACTTCAACCAGATTCATTCAGTTCAGATGTAGAATTTTCCAGtctaatcttatatatatatatatatatatatcaatccaCGACCAAGTTGCTACATCGATCCACTTGTACTTTTATTGCCTTAAACTAAGTAAATAGAAAACTCTTCCAAATGCTTTGTATTCACTATTTTCTTACATGGTTCGTAAGTTTTGGTGCTCCATCCCATTGTGGGTACTTGTCGCTGTGAACATAAATACTTCAATTCTCCTTGTACAATATTATCATTTCTGAATTACTGGTAGACATTCTGAATGTCATAAACATATTAATAGTTTCTTACAATGTCTTTGTTATTCTCTAGATGACAATGtatgcttctctctctctctctctctctgtgcacTACACTAATTGATACCTTCTCCCAATGATTCTGTATGAATATTATTGGTCCTTTGAAATTCATGATTGAAAAGCATACACCGATTGAGATCTCTATCTCATTTTTTGTGCGTAAAAGTCAGGGGGAGTATATATGGTTGATAATTTTCTTTGGGTAGCTAGGTGGTGGAAAGTAACCTGAAAATAATAAAGAACAACTTGACTACGGCACTAAGCTGCCTTGAGATGGTGCTTCACGTACATAGATCAAATAAACCGAGGCATTTGCTTTTTGTACACTCGTGCGGTAAAGGTATCTCCATTTCTCTTCCTGGAGTAAATTTAAGCAGCTCGAGCCTTTTTTCCCAAATGCAGGAAAATTAAATGCCGGCGCATCCACAGAAGCTCTGATTTGCTGATAAGCTTTGTCAACTTAAAACTCCTGCATCTGAGGGCAGCTTGGGTTTAGCAGGGAGAATTACTGATGGCTGACCGCCAGTGTACAGAAGAAGAATTACTGTTTAGAGATGCTCATTGCTAGTAACAAATTTAATGCCAATTAATTATATGTTAGGAGGGAACCATGGGTCAGTCACATTGTCCCAGGTTTGATGCCGCCTCGAGAGACTGAAGGATTTTAGAGCTTTGGGCTGCAATTTTTCGATTGTGATAAGATATTAGTATTTAAGTGGAAACGTAGATTGAAAGGGTTCTAGGCATTATCATGTcgtatttataaataaaaaaaaaaagagaaaaagttaTACAGCTGCTTTAAACTATGTTATGGAAATTCTGAAGCATTATGATAAGGTATTAACTATACATTTAGTacataagaatgaaataaaaatgggaGGAATGGAATcgaaatttatcacttgattttctCATGCTTACTATTATATTTGATatgtaaaaatgaaataaaagtaAAAGGAATGAAATCTAATTTATCACttgtcatattttttatttaaattttcattccattcctttaccatttcattccattttgcaaaccaaatatgaTGTAAGAGATTTTTTTGGCTCATTGCATCATTGATCATAAGCATTGCCATTACTGTTGCTTGATCCACCTCAGGCTGCACAATCAACGTAAAAACATCTTTTCCCAATAAAAGCGCCGGCGCCTCCATACAACACTTCCTGCAAACCTGCATTAATAGTATCACACATtacatataatcatgtatatatatatatatatatatatatatatatatatatatatatatataaactaataAGGAAAGAAATGTGAGAAAGTCGACTATTAATTCTTCTTTTTTTGCTACAAACATGATCAAATTTTATTGTTCTATTTtgttttgagagagagagagagagagattgagagagagagacatgaTTACCTCAGCGATCGGCAGTGcagcaccaccaccaccaccaccagcaGGGGAGTATATCTTAGACCATCCTTGTTGGCGCGACCATCTAATTTCATACTCAGCACCAGCTGCCATTGATACTTTGCAGCAAGGAATGCCAAATAATTTCTTAGCCCTAATGAGTGGTTTTTGATGCTTTGCAGCTTCTTTATAATCCCCTTTGAACGCTTCCCACCTCTCCAACATGCTGAGTTTCTGTATATATAATTAACTATCAGTGTctcaaaaatttatatatatatattataagatTCTTGCTTTTCATTTTCATGTCATTCTTCAGTCTGGAGCTATGAACACACACTACGAgcataatgaaaaaaaatgatttaaagttAAGTACCCATCTTCcagtaccatttttttttaatggggATAAATTCACAAGTTGAATTCTCAATATTTTATACAAagtattttgcaaaaaaaaaaaacttcacaTATAGCCATATACACTTATTTATATTCCAAGAGTTAAAAATTTAAGGCAATTTTCTTTGATATATAGGTGCATCATTTTCGCAAAGTTAATTCGTTGTGGCAGTAGCTCGGCACTCTATCGAACCACCTTCTGCTCATTTTCTTTGTAATCTTTTGGATTTGCTGTATCGTGTGCATTAACCTTATTCAGTCAGTTGGGCCTATTTTCTAAAACGGGAGAGCAAATTAATATTAGGGTAACtaggaaattaattaattaattaaataccttTCCGGTTCGTCGGAGAGTAAACAAAACATTTCCGGCAGCATCCATGAGGAACATTTCTTCCCTTCTATCACAAGCATAATTTTCAACACGGAAAATTAGCCTGCCACTTGAATTATCATAAACTGTGTAGCCGTGGCCGTTGAAGAGCAGTGATTTATTCCAGATGGTCAGCTGAGCCGCAGCCGCCGCAGGAGCAGGAGGTGAGTGCTTGGAGCTGGCCATGTCAGCGTCCGGCCGGCGGGGCCgctgaagaagatgaagaggtatatataatATGCTTTGCTAGTTCCGTAATCATATTAAATTGGGCGAAAGAGACGTGTAGTATAGAATTTTCACATGCAGCAGGATTAAAATTGATGTTCTGCAATATGCAATATgcaatatgcatgcatgcatgattgGATGTATGTGTTAGATAGGAGCTTCAAATCACACTTGACAGGGAAATGTATGGTACGTACTACTTTTCTTAATTTGAAGATgaggtatatatatatgagattgaCTACTTTATTCATTCATTCTGAGTCTCTGacttttttccttattttataaCTAGTTTCTTAATTCATTATTGTTGAAAGTTCCATTTGTGAAGTTTGTCTCATATTGAAAAAAGTAAATATTTGATAGGTACTTATTATTAAATTATACAATCTAACTGTAGGCATGGCCTTTTTACAAACAGTTGGTATGCAAGAATCAGCATCTCTGTAATTAGTTATGATTGTTTATTGTATTATTCCTTTTCCAGTTTCATATATTCTTTTTGTAACAAATTGTTTCAGTTATACAATATTCTTTTTTTACTGTATTTATACACTGATTCCTAGAAACACCAAatctttaatcatatatattatatgcgtgtgtgtgtgtatatatatatatatatatatatatatatatatatatgtcactaGTTATCTGACTTGacttttaaaagaagaaaaagaaaataagaagtgCATTTTTCTAAACCTACAGTTAAATGATTTTCTAAATGGAAGAATCTAATTTTGTATTAATAGTATTGAGCCTCAAGAAAAGTAAAGGGCCATTGCATATTGTTGACTAAACAACTCATCCTGCATGTGCTTCAGAACAGTCAAATTCTTAAAGAAGGTTCAGCCCCATTCTTGGATTAAGTGCATTCCTTGAAAGTTCATTGCTAGCTCAACTCCACCAGCCAACTGTAACTGGGGAGTTTCAACTAATTCTTACTTAATATTAGTTTTTCAATTATGTTCTCAaactattaaattaatttttgtaaCTTACATTTGTTGTTGGCATTGGTTAGTAAGTGCCAACTTAGAGTAgtaattttaaaagtattttttaattctataaaataattataatagtttttatttttattatagttttttaatatgtattatttttgtaattttattattttaatcatatgcTTATACCATTATTTGATTTACAGacaaaaaaataagaatttttaattatttttattttacaaatattaatcaaataggctattaatttttggtttttagttttttgtttcttaattttttgaCAGCTCCTAAGAAAATGTCTTTTTATAATCTATTACTTCATTGTGCAGAAAGAGAAATCG includes:
- the LOC131155038 gene encoding protein LURP-one-related 8-like, with the protein product MASSKHSPPAPAAAAAQLTIWNKSLLFNGHGYTVYDNSSGRLIFRVENYACDRREEMFLMDAAGNVLFTLRRTGKKLSMLERWEAFKGDYKEAAKHQKPLIRAKKLFGIPCCKVSMAAGAEYEIRWSRQQGWSKIYSPAGGGGGGAALPIAEVCRKCCMEAPALLLGKDVFTLIVQPEVDQATVMAMLMINDAMSQKNLLHHIWFAKWNEMVKEWNENLNKKYDK